The following are encoded in a window of Staphylococcus piscifermentans genomic DNA:
- a CDS encoding TatD family hydrolase, producing the protein MLIDTHVHLNDEQYDEDLQEVIDRAREAGVDRMFVVGFDTPTIERAMELVDQYDFLYAIIGWHPVDAIDYTEEREQWIEDLAKHPKVIGIGEMGLDYHWDKSPKDVQKEVFRKQIALAKRVNLPIVIHNREATQDCVDILMEEHAEEVGGIMHSFSGSPEIADVVINKLGFYISLGGPVTFKNAKQPKEVAKHVPLDRLLVETDAPYLSPHPYRGKRNEPMRVTLVAEQIAELRGISYEEVAKQTTENAERLFNLEK; encoded by the coding sequence ATGATGAGGATTTGCAAGAAGTGATTGACCGTGCGCGTGAAGCAGGGGTCGACCGCATGTTTGTGGTGGGCTTTGATACGCCTACGATTGAGCGTGCAATGGAATTGGTGGATCAATATGATTTCTTGTATGCGATTATTGGTTGGCATCCTGTCGATGCGATTGATTATACTGAGGAACGTGAACAGTGGATTGAAGATTTGGCTAAGCATCCGAAAGTTATCGGTATTGGCGAAATGGGCTTGGATTATCACTGGGATAAATCACCTAAAGATGTTCAAAAAGAAGTCTTTCGTAAGCAGATTGCATTGGCGAAACGTGTCAACTTGCCGATTGTGATTCATAACCGTGAAGCGACGCAAGATTGTGTGGACATCTTGATGGAGGAACATGCTGAAGAAGTGGGCGGTATTATGCATAGTTTCAGTGGTTCGCCTGAAATTGCGGACGTTGTCATCAACAAGCTTGGCTTCTACATTTCACTAGGCGGCCCTGTTACTTTCAAGAATGCGAAACAACCGAAAGAAGTGGCGAAACACGTGCCGTTAGATCGCTTGTTAGTGGAAACAGATGCACCTTACTTGTCACCGCATCCTTATCGCGGCAAACGCAATGAGCCGATGCGTGTTACGCTGGTCGCAGAACAAATTGCAGAGTTGCGCGGTATCAGCTATGAAGAAGTTGCTAAGCAAACGACAGAAAACGCTGAACGCTTGTTTAATTTGGAAAAATAA
- the rsmA gene encoding 16S rRNA (adenine(1518)-N(6)/adenine(1519)-N(6))-dimethyltransferase RsmA, with protein MKKKDIATPTRTRALLDKYQFDFKKSLGQNFLIDVNIIQKIIDASDIDEHTGVIEVGPGMGSLTEQLAKHAKKVVAFEIDQRLIPVLEDTLSDYDNVTVINEDILKADVVEAVQTHLSDCDKIMVVANLPYYITTPILLNLMSKTLPIDGYVVMMQKEVGERLNAEIGTKAYGSLSIVAQYYTETSKVLTVPKTVFMPPPNVDSIVVKLMKRSEPIVAVDDEDRFFKMTKAAFSQRRKTIANNYQSLFFDGKKKKDLIKDWLEDGGIDPRRRGETLSIKEFANLFNNLKKFPELEF; from the coding sequence GTGAAGAAGAAAGATATAGCAACACCAACGCGTACGAGAGCTTTGCTGGACAAATATCAATTTGATTTCAAAAAAAGCCTGGGACAGAATTTCTTAATTGATGTGAATATTATTCAAAAGATTATTGACGCGAGCGACATTGATGAACATACAGGCGTTATTGAAGTCGGCCCTGGTATGGGTTCATTGACGGAACAGTTGGCGAAACATGCGAAGAAGGTAGTTGCATTTGAAATTGACCAACGTCTTATTCCAGTATTGGAAGATACGTTGTCGGATTATGACAATGTAACGGTTATTAATGAGGATATTTTGAAAGCTGATGTAGTAGAAGCTGTCCAAACGCATTTGTCTGACTGCGACAAAATTATGGTGGTGGCCAATCTTCCATATTATATTACGACACCGATTTTATTGAATCTTATGTCGAAGACGCTGCCGATTGACGGCTATGTGGTCATGATGCAAAAAGAAGTCGGAGAGCGGCTGAATGCTGAAATCGGCACTAAAGCTTATGGTTCTTTATCAATTGTAGCGCAGTATTATACAGAAACGTCGAAAGTGTTGACAGTGCCGAAGACGGTCTTTATGCCGCCGCCGAATGTGGATTCGATTGTAGTAAAATTGATGAAACGCTCGGAGCCGATAGTGGCAGTGGATGATGAAGACCGCTTCTTCAAGATGACGAAAGCTGCTTTCAGTCAACGTCGTAAAACCATTGCGAACAACTATCAGAGTTTATTTTTTGATGGGAAAAAGAAAAAAGACTTGATAAAAGACTGGTTAGAAGACGGCGGTATTGATCCGAGACGCCGTGGTGAAACGCTATCTATCAAAGAATTTGCGAATTTGTTCAATAACTTGAAAAAATTCCCGGAATTAGAATTTTAA
- the rnmV gene encoding ribonuclease M5, which translates to MKINEFIVVEGRDDTERVQRAVECDTIETNGSAINQETLEIIRNAQATRGVIVLTDPDFPGDKIRNTIREHVAGVKHAYIDREKAKNKRGKIGVEHAAFEDIREALMHVSSPFEEGMESISKDVLIDLGLIVGPDARHKREVLGRKLHIGHSNGKQLLKKLNAFGYTEADVRAALNEDEGSEG; encoded by the coding sequence ATGAAAATCAATGAATTTATCGTGGTTGAAGGCCGAGATGATACGGAGCGTGTGCAACGTGCGGTGGAATGTGACACGATTGAGACGAATGGCAGTGCGATTAATCAGGAAACGTTAGAGATTATTCGTAATGCGCAGGCAACGCGGGGTGTGATTGTGTTGACCGATCCGGATTTCCCGGGTGATAAAATCCGAAATACGATTCGCGAACATGTGGCGGGTGTGAAACATGCGTATATTGACCGTGAGAAGGCTAAAAATAAGCGTGGCAAAATCGGGGTAGAGCATGCGGCGTTTGAAGATATCAGAGAAGCGCTCATGCATGTGTCTTCTCCTTTTGAAGAGGGTATGGAATCAATCAGCAAGGATGTGTTGATTGATTTAGGTTTGATTGTCGGGCCTGATGCGCGTCATAAACGCGAGGTATTGGGACGCAAGTTACATATCGGGCATTCTAACGGCAAACAATTGCTCAAGAAGTTGAATGCTTTCGGTTATACAGAGGCAGATGTGCGTGCTGCATTAAATGAAGATGAAGGAAGTGAAGGTTAA
- the ispE gene encoding 4-(cytidine 5'-diphospho)-2-C-methyl-D-erythritol kinase, whose amino-acid sequence MIYEKAPAKINLTLDVLYKRDDAFHEVEMVMTTVDLNDRVTVEKRQDQRVVVQVDYNFVPENAKNLASQAALLMQQTYDIQEGVTITLEKEIPVSAGLGGGSADAAATMRAMNRLFNLQLSLDELSKLGAQVGSDVPFCIYSKTALCTGHGEKVQLLKKPPKAWVVIAKPNVGISTACVFQELQVGELCNQQDNTQRCIEAIETSDYETICATLSNCLESISMDMHPNIRKLKQNMLNNGADAALMSGSGPTVYSLAKHYKQAQNIYNAVHGCCNEVYLVRLLG is encoded by the coding sequence ATGATATACGAAAAGGCACCTGCTAAAATTAATCTCACATTAGATGTGCTTTACAAGCGAGATGATGCGTTTCATGAAGTTGAGATGGTAATGACAACAGTGGATTTGAATGATCGTGTTACCGTCGAGAAGCGGCAAGATCAACGTGTAGTGGTGCAAGTGGATTATAATTTCGTGCCAGAAAATGCTAAGAATCTGGCATCCCAGGCAGCATTATTGATGCAGCAGACTTATGATATCCAAGAAGGCGTGACGATTACTTTAGAAAAAGAAATCCCTGTGTCTGCGGGGCTCGGCGGCGGTTCAGCAGATGCTGCAGCGACGATGCGCGCAATGAATCGCTTATTTAATCTGCAGCTCAGTTTAGATGAATTAAGTAAATTAGGGGCACAAGTCGGCTCGGATGTTCCTTTTTGCATCTACAGCAAGACAGCGCTCTGCACAGGCCATGGAGAAAAGGTGCAGCTCTTAAAGAAGCCGCCTAAAGCGTGGGTAGTCATCGCTAAACCGAATGTCGGCATTTCTACAGCATGCGTTTTTCAGGAACTGCAAGTCGGAGAATTATGCAATCAGCAAGACAATACGCAAAGATGTATCGAGGCGATTGAAACAAGTGATTATGAAACGATTTGTGCTACGCTCTCAAATTGTTTAGAATCGATTTCGATGGATATGCATCCGAACATCCGCAAGTTGAAACAAAATATGCTGAACAACGGAGCAGATGCAGCCTTGATGAGCGGCAGCGGTCCGACCGTCTACAGCTTAGCCAAACACTATAAACAAGCGCAGAATATATATAATGCAGTGCACGGGTGCTGCAATGAGGTTTATTTAGTCAGATTACTAGGATAA
- the veg gene encoding biofilm formation stimulator Veg: protein MPKSIWDIKNALDGHLGNRIVLKANGGRKKTIERCGVLAETYPAVFIVELDQDKHNFERVSYTYTDVLTENVQVSFVDDNHHEAVAH, encoded by the coding sequence ATGCCAAAATCAATTTGGGACATCAAAAATGCACTTGATGGTCATTTAGGAAACCGTATTGTACTTAAAGCAAATGGTGGTCGTAAGAAAACAATCGAACGTTGCGGAGTTTTAGCTGAAACTTATCCCGCAGTTTTCATTGTCGAATTAGACCAAGACAAACACAACTTTGAACGTGTATCCTATACATACACAGATGTGTTAACTGAGAACGTACAAGTTTCTTTTGTAGACGATAATCACCATGAAGCAGTTGCACACTAG